From Sphingomonas sp., one genomic window encodes:
- a CDS encoding ATP-binding protein — MNRETETSRPAIDYTRNESRSLVHLFSPTPPLFSDDAAGLQSHPSIWAEDSAHRAKNLSQLASALTRIRSPIDESCDNTKNAQIASELAAAYAALAEEKPDGVSTPCAALLVAIGEGLVTLFGQHPQPVGLRCLVSEQWLSSHARRALVLIASELIINALKYAFPTRGGSIVVTLVSFTDHLALRVQDDGIGTSATMASGTGGRILDALVAQIDARVERTQPSDGGLCVSVIMPLRAAR; from the coding sequence ATGAACCGAGAGACTGAAACCTCCCGACCCGCGATAGATTACACGCGGAACGAGTCACGATCGCTCGTCCATCTGTTCAGCCCTACACCTCCATTATTTTCAGACGACGCTGCCGGGTTGCAATCCCACCCGTCGATATGGGCCGAGGACTCGGCGCACCGCGCAAAAAACCTGTCGCAACTGGCGTCGGCACTGACGCGCATCCGATCGCCGATCGACGAATCCTGCGACAACACGAAGAATGCACAAATCGCTAGCGAGCTGGCGGCTGCCTATGCGGCACTCGCGGAAGAAAAGCCGGACGGCGTGTCAACACCTTGTGCCGCGCTTCTCGTCGCGATCGGGGAAGGGCTCGTAACGCTCTTCGGTCAACATCCGCAACCTGTCGGACTCCGTTGCCTCGTGTCGGAACAATGGCTTTCCAGCCACGCCCGCCGCGCGCTGGTGCTTATTGCAAGCGAGCTCATCATCAACGCGCTGAAATATGCATTCCCCACCAGGGGTGGATCCATCGTCGTCACCCTTGTCTCCTTCACGGATCACTTGGCTTTGAGGGTGCAAGATGATGGCATTGGTACGTCCGCAACAATGGCATCGGGCACTGGCGGCCGCATACTCGATGCCCTTGTCGCTCAGATCGACGCTCGCGTTGAACGCACGCAACCGTCTGACGGCGGACTTTGCGTTTCCGTGATCATGCCCCTGCGCGCGGCACGCTAA
- a CDS encoding alpha/beta hydrolase, with protein MTRKPNKKLARMRAAAATPARRSFVARHARSLGAGAAALVGSAVINRIQARRAEAKTPPAGAFVDIDGTRLHYVERGQGPAVVLLHGNGMTLQDFEASGVLGLAAEHHRVLAFDRPGFGYSSRPRSTLWTPTAQADVIARALVQLGVERAVVVGHSWGAMVALALALNHPEIVGGLVLLSGYYYGTIRPDVLPAALPAVPVVGDLMAMTLSPIAGLLTGPIALKASFAPAPVSDKMADFPAGLALRPSQIRAAAAEGALMIPAAMALAPRYPELALPVIIMAGEGDLVTFPRKHAERLARDIPGAELRLVSGQGHFLHYGVPERVTASIAALILRAKMPASRDAPTA; from the coding sequence ATGACACGGAAACCCAACAAGAAGCTCGCGCGGATGCGCGCCGCGGCCGCCACGCCCGCACGTCGCAGCTTCGTTGCCCGGCACGCGCGATCGCTCGGCGCAGGTGCCGCCGCACTGGTGGGGAGCGCCGTGATCAATCGCATCCAGGCGCGCCGCGCCGAAGCCAAGACGCCGCCTGCCGGCGCGTTCGTCGACATTGACGGAACGCGGCTCCATTATGTCGAGCGCGGTCAGGGTCCGGCCGTCGTTCTGCTGCACGGCAACGGCATGACGCTGCAGGACTTCGAGGCCAGCGGCGTTCTCGGGCTCGCTGCGGAACATCACCGCGTGCTGGCGTTCGATCGCCCGGGGTTCGGCTATAGCAGCCGGCCACGGTCCACCTTGTGGACCCCGACCGCACAAGCGGACGTCATCGCGCGTGCGCTGGTGCAGCTTGGCGTGGAGCGCGCCGTGGTGGTCGGGCACAGCTGGGGCGCCATGGTCGCACTGGCGCTGGCGCTGAACCACCCGGAGATCGTCGGGGGGCTGGTGCTCCTCTCGGGCTATTATTACGGCACGATCCGGCCCGATGTCCTGCCCGCGGCCTTGCCGGCGGTTCCCGTCGTCGGGGATCTGATGGCAATGACGCTCTCGCCAATCGCCGGGCTGCTCACCGGACCGATCGCGCTGAAGGCGAGCTTCGCGCCGGCGCCGGTTTCCGACAAGATGGCCGATTTCCCGGCCGGACTTGCGCTGCGCCCGTCGCAGATCCGCGCAGCTGCGGCGGAAGGCGCGCTGATGATACCGGCAGCGATGGCGCTCGCACCCCGCTACCCCGAACTTGCACTGCCGGTGATCATCATGGCCGGCGAAGGCGATCTGGTGACCTTTCCCAGAAAGCATGCTGAGCGTCTCGCTCGGGACATTCCAGGGGCCGAGCTGCGCCTGGTCTCAGGCCAGGGCCACTTTCTCCATTATGGCGTTCCGGAGCGGGTGACGGCTTCCATCGCCGCGCTCATCCTTCGGGCGAAGATGCCGGCTTCGCGGGATGCGCCGACGGCGTGA